In the Colletotrichum higginsianum IMI 349063 chromosome 7 map unlocalized unitig_7, whole genome shotgun sequence genome, one interval contains:
- a CDS encoding Isoeugenol monooxygenase, with product MAPSRFDNEAPDLAGSADGSSNYGLTTKWPEAYDLAGSNMPCRLEGEIGDLVVLGEIPKEIDGTFYRVMTDPFVPPHPGNVPLDGDGNISAFRIKDGRVDMKMRYVETERYKLERKANKALFGLYRNPFTHHPCVRAAVDSTANTNVVLWADRFLALKEGALPYSVDPQTLDTIAYDPFGQVKAKTFTAHPKVDPYTNELVVFGYEATGLASLDIVIYALDSQGVKHDEQWIKSPWCAPIHDCAITPNWIILVLWPFETSVERMKRGGHHWAWDYDLPATFIVVPRRSTTRLPPGWQPGESRVYSWKNCMLVHTGGAWESEDGGTLFIETTRVHDNGFPFFPTNDGRYPPPDPKSDYVRWTLDLSRPTNGKVPDPETVLDIPAEFPRLDERFLSKPYTYVWINVFLHEHQSGEGHTIVNGLNGLAMHNAETKKTRYFRAGAESFCQEPIFIPRADDAPEGDGWVMSMVERRGANRNEIVVLDTRRFERPVAVIQLPFHVKAQVHGNWVDQRRLKTWKKLARDAEVGPISGQGALEPL from the coding sequence ATGGCTCCCAGCCGTTTCGACAACGAGGCCCCCGACCTCGCGGGCTCGGCCGACGGCTCGTCTAATTATGGGCTGACCACGAAATGGCCTGAAGCATACGATCTTGCCGGGTCCAACATGCCATGTCGTCTCGAAGGAGAGATTGGCGACCTCGTTGTCCTGGGCGAGATCCCGAAGGAGATCGACGGGACCTTTTATAGAGTCATGACGGACCCCTTCGTGCCGCCGCATCCCGGCAACGTCccgctcgacggcgacggcaacaTCTCGGCATTCCGCATCAAGGACGGGAGGGTCGACATGAAGATGCGGTACGTCGAGACGGAGCGCTACAAGCTGGAACGCAAGGCCAACAAGGCGCTGTTCGGCCTCTACCGCAACCCGTTCACGCACCACCCCtgcgtccgcgccgccgtggacTCAACCGCCAACACCAACGTCGTGCTCTGGGCAGACCGTTTCCTTGCGCTCAAGGAGGGGGCGCTGCCCTACTCTGTTGACCCTCAGACCTTGGACACCATCGCGTACGACCCGTTCGGGCAAGTCAAGGCCAAGACGTTTACGGCGCATCCCAAAGTCGACCCCTATACCAACGAGTTGGTCGTCTTCGGGTACGAGGCCACAGGGCTTGCGTCACTCGACATCGTCATATACGCGCTGGATAGCCAAGGTGTCAAGCACGACGAGCAGTGGATCAAGTCACCGTGGTGCGCGCCGATACACGACTGCGCCATCACGCCCAACTGGATCATCCTGGTGCTGTGGCCCTTTGAGACCAGCGTCGAGAGGATGAAGAGAGGCGGCCATCATTGGGCCTGGGACTACGACCTCCCCGCaaccttcatcgtcgtccctCGCCGAAGCACAACCAGGCTGCCGCCCGGTTGGCAGCCGGGCGAGAGCCGGGTGTACTCGTGGAAGAACTGCATGCTCGTCCATACGGGCGGTGCGTGGGAGAGCGAGGATGGCGGAACGCTCTTCATCGAGACGACGCGGGTTCACGACAACGGGTTCCCGTTCTTCCCGACGAACGATGGGAGGTATCCGCCGCCAGACCCCAAGTCGGATTATGTCCGGTGGACGCTCGACCTGTCCCGGCCGACGAACGGCAAAGTGCCCGACCCGGAGACCGTTCTGGATATACCAGCAGAGTTCCCCCGACTGGACGAGAGGTTCCTCTCCAAGCCATACACCTACGTCTGGATCAACGTCTTCCTTCACGAGCACCAGAGTGGCGAGGGCCACACCATCGTGAACGGCCTCAACGGCCTCGCGATGCACAACGCGGAGACCAAGAAGACGCGGTACTTCCGCGCGGGCGCCGAGTCCTTCTGCCAGGAGCCCATATTCATCCCGAGGGCTGACGATGCGCCGGAGGGGGACGGGTGGGTGATGTCCATGGTGGAGCGGCGGGGGGCGAACAGGAACGAGATCGTCGTGCTGGACACCAGGCGGTTCGAGAGGCCGGTCGCCGTCATCCAGCTGCCGTTCCACGTCAAGGCGCAGGTCCACGGCAACTGGGTCGACCAACGGAGGTTGAAGACGTggaagaagctggccagGGACGCGGAGGTCGGGCCTATCAGTGGCCAAGGGGCCTTGGAGCCGCTGTGA
- a CDS encoding Major facilitator superfamily transporter has product MGETASVSSSTTPQPAAREEPVNYGPPEEGIFKHISKFIPYFRDARNVLVFKLDVMLLAWMFLAGIMKEMDQSATTQAYVSGMRESLNLYGNELVEFNTFFSIGYALGLVPGQLIQTRFRPSIFLPLCEMSWGLLVLFTYKAPNAQTIFGLRFFLGLFSSAFWPSVVALIFNWYTPAELAVRVACFTVCDVAGAMFLGALQAALFRDMNGVHGYAGWQWLFLIAGAVTVGQGLIAFVTVPDSPSNTRALYLTENEKRLARERMGDSGVTTSKRIPAKLLRAKIRKLLVHPVTYFFLFSFAFSAWAHRANSYFVLYLESIKDAAGNRVYDTYHVNILPLGGYALQIVTNVGLNWLSDWKHWRWQISVFSAAAHGICLAVLCGWPSDHKVILAFYFLTYATNAGSPSLMAWMAEILRKEPEARSIIVAMTVTTVYVGHATIPLGAFRVADAPRYPIGFPLTTSFTVATILVQLGMLWWHRRHPEIADYGYEKPSNAHGSDEENPKLGDNETVVSGPDSKAAQVTGSREV; this is encoded by the exons ATGGGTGAGACCGCAtcggtgtcgtcgtcgacgacgcctcAGCCGGCCGCTCGAGAAGAGCCCGTCAACTACGGACCTCCCGAAGAGGGCATCTTCAAACACATCTCCAAGTTCATCCCGTACTTTCGCGACGCCCGCAATGTGCTCGTGTTCAAGCTGGATGTCATGCTGCTCGCGTGGATgttcctcgccggcatcatGAAGGAGATGGACCAGTCCGCCACGACGCAGGCCTACGTCTCGGGCATGAGGGAGTCGCTCAACCTCTACGGCAACGAGCTGGTCGAGTTCAAcaccttcttctccatcggCTACGCCCTCGGTCTGGTCCCCGGCCAGTTGATCCAGACGCGGTTCCGGCCGTCGATATTCCTCCCCCTTTGCGAGATGAGCTGGGGACTGTTGGTTCTCTT CACATACAAAGCACCCAATGCCCAGACCATCTTCGGCCtccgcttcttcctcggcctcttctcctccgccttctggcccagcgtcgtcgccctcatcTTCAACTGGTACACgcccgccgagctcgccgtccgcgtcgCCTGCTTCACCGTctgcgacgtcgccggcgccatgttcctcggcgccctgcaGGCCGCCCTGTTCCGCGACATGAACGGCGTCCACGGCTACGCCGGATGGCAGTGGCTTTTCTTgatcgccggcgccgtcaccgtcggcCAGGGCCTCATCGCCTTCGTCACCGTGCCGGACTCGCCCTCCAACACGCGCGCCCTCTACCTCACCGAGAACGAGAAGCGCCTCGCCCGCGAGCGCATGGGCGACTCCGGCGTCACCACCTCCAAGCGCATCCCGGCCAAGCTCCTCCGCGCCAAGATCCGCaagctcctcgtccacccCGTCACCtacttcttcctcttctccttcgcctTCAGCGCCTGGGCCCACCGCGCCAACTCGTACTTCGTCCTGTACCTCGAGAGCatcaaggacgccgccggcaaccgCGTCTACGACACGTACCACGTCAACATCCTGCCCCTGGGCGGCTACGCCCTGCAGATCGTCACCAACGTCGGCCTCAACTGGCTGTCCGACTGGAAGCACTGGCGCTGGCAGATCAgcgtcttctccgccgccgcccacggcATCTGCCTCGCCGTGCTGTGCGGCTGGCCGTCCGACCACAAGGTCATCCTCGCCTTTTACTTCCTCACGTACGCGACCAACGCCGGTAGCCCCTCACTCATGGCGTGGATGGCCGAGATCCTCCGCAAGGAGCCCGAGGCCCGTTCCATCATCGTCGCGATGACCGTGACCACCGTCTACGTCGGTCACGCCACGATTCCCCTGGGGGCGTTCCGGGTTGCCGACGCGCCCAGATACCCCATCGGGTTCCCGCTCACGACCTCCTTCACTGTCGCCACCATCTTGGTTCAGCTTGGCATGTTGTGGTGGCATAGACGGCACCCCGAGATTGCCGACTACGGATACGAAAAGCCTTCCAACGCTCACGGGTCGGACGAAGAGAACCCCAAGCTAGGCGACAACGAGACAGTGGTCAGCGGGCCTGACTCGAAGGCGGCCCAGGTAACAGGCTCGAGGGAGGTGTAG
- a CDS encoding Upf0187 domain membrane protein, which produces MPQLTSSTHEVPAINTQVNDSGNTPYIMAEEGGHHVPTGAHNNHNPASDSRQKQEPDFTIKPRMTDFNAEELREAMSPMSPTGPMTPNPFSRKNTSIDIDDYFTGPRDILKHSKWPLFMQMHGSILPKMIVPLIWMCIWSAAITCIDKFRTNMGVDSVLLTVLGFVVGLGLSFRSSTAYERYAEGRRYWAQLILATQSLGRVFWIHGAEAEGVDPRQSLLRKVGCMNLLLAFAVSIKHKLRFEPYTAYEDLEHLVAHLQTFAQEATAAEPEKVVLKKKNFFKETGEYLGVSFAASNPRKTIKKASRPIGNLPLEILNHISCIVDKMVEDGQLKVPMQQTLAYNNVALLNDIMTGTERVLTTPLPIAYTIAISQITWVYVMLLPFQLIDKLDWITIPATVAAAYIILGILFIGREIENPFGEDVNDLPLEAYCEQIASELDIIASFEKRDPYRFMESSHNLPLFPASMAPYHIWMSRSEDRVREAIKSKHNTVFEFRKKVILDKVASRAGHTSEQKASSEGTTTINGDHNV; this is translated from the coding sequence ATGCCACAGCTCACATCGTCGACACACGAAGTTCCAGCAATCAACACACAAGTCAACGACTCGGGCAACACTCCCTACATCATGGCCGAAGAAGGCGGTCACCACGTCCCAACGGGCGCGcacaacaaccacaacccGGCCAGCGACAGCCGGCAGAAGCAGGAGCCCGACTTCACCATCAAGCCCCGCATGACCGACTTcaacgccgaggagctccgTGAAGCCATGTCGCCCATGTCGCCCACGGGGCCCATGACCCCGAACCCTTTCAGCCGCAAGAACACGagcatcgacatcgacgactACTTCACCGGCCCTCGCGACATCCTCAAGCACTCCAAGTGGCCCCTCTTCATGCAGATGCACGGCAGTATCCTGCCCAAGATGATTGTCCCCCTCATCTGGATGTGCATCTGgtccgccgccatcacctgCATCGACAAGTTTCGCACCAACATGGGCGTCGACTCGGTCCTTCTGACCGTCCTGGGTTTCGTTGTCGGTCTGGGCCTCTCGTTCCGCAGTTCCACCGCCTACGAGCGctacgccgagggccgccgCTACTGGGCCCAGCTCATCCTCGCGACCCAGAGTCTCGGCCGCGTCTTCTGGatccacggcgccgaggccgagggcgttgaCCCGCGACAGTCGCTCCTGCGCAAGGTCGGCTGCATGAACCTCCTCTTGGCCTTCGCCGTCTCCATCAAGCACAAGCTCCGCTTCGAGCCCTACACCGCCTACGAGGACCTCGAGCACCTCGTCGCCCACCTGCAGACCTTTGCCCAGgaggccaccgccgccgagcccgaaAAGGTCGtcctcaagaagaagaacttCTTCAAGGAGACGGGCGAGTACCTCGGCGTCTCCTTTGCCGCCAGCAACCCCCGCAAGACCATCAAGAAGGCCTCGCGCCCCATCGGTAACCTGCCCCTCGAGATCCTCAACCACATCTCGTGCATCGTCGACAAGatggtcgaggacggccagCTCAAGGTCCCCATGCAGCAGACGCTCGCCTACAACAacgtcgccctcctcaacGACATCATGACGGGCACCGAGCGCGTCCTCACCACGCCTCTGCCCATCGCCTacaccatcgccatcagCCAGATCACCTGGGTCTACGTCATGCTGCTCCCCTTCCAGCTGATTGACAAGCTCGACTGGATCACCATCCCGgcgaccgtcgccgccgcctacaTCATCCTCGGCATTCTGTTCATCGGCCGCGAGATCGAGAACCCcttcggcgaggacgtcaaCGACCTGCCCCTCGAGGCCTACTGCGAGCAGATCGCCTCGGAGCTTGACATCATCGCCTCCTTTGAGAAGCGTGACCCCTACCGCTTCATGGAGTCGTCCCACAACCTGCCCCTGTTCCCCGCCAGTATGGCTCCCTACCACATCTGGATGAGCCGCTCCGAGGATCGCGTCCGTGAGGCCATCAAGTCCAAGCACAACACCGTCTTCGAGTTCCGTAAGAAGGTCATCCTCGATAAGGTGGCGTCGAGGGCCGGCCACACGTCGGAACAGAAGGCCAGCAGCGAGGGCACCACCACGATCAACGGCGACCATAACGTCTAG